The Streptomyces sp. NBC_00659 genomic interval CGTGGCGGTCCTTCAGCCGTTCTGGTCGCCGAGGGCGCCCTCGGCGACCGCCAGGCCGTCGGTACCGGCGGTGTGATCGACCGAGCTGAGCGTGTCGTTGGCGTTCAGATCGCTCAGGGCATCCCCGCTCAGGGCGTGGGACGGGGTGATCGCCGCGACGACGAACCCGGTGGCGAGGGAGGCGATGGCGAGCATGCTGCGCTTCTTCATGCCCGGTTCAACTACGAAGGCCGGACGGAGTCACGGTGCACGAGTCACGTTTCATCCGGACACCCCGCCGCGGGCCGTGCCCGGACACCACCAGGTCGGACCCGGGCCCAACCCGACACCTCCCGCTCACGCCCGAGCCCAACCCGACACCACCAGGTCACGCCCCACCCCACCGATCAGACGCGTGCCCAGCCCGAGACCACCGCACCACACCCACGCGTGACGAGCTCAAGGCCACCGAATCAGACGCGTGACAGGCTCGACGTCACCGGATCAGACGCGGGCCGCAGCCGAGCGCGACCTGCGGGTGAGTGCCGCCGCGGCCGCGCCGACCAGCCCGGCGTCGGTGCCCATCAGGGCGGGCGTCACGGTCAGCCGCTGGACGAAGGACAGCGTCGCGTAGTCGGCCAGGGCCCGGCGCAGCGGTGCGAGGAGCACGTCGCCCGCCTTGCCCACTCCCCCGCCGATCACGGCGATGTCGATCTCGACCAGGGTCGCGGTCGCCGCGATGCCCGCCGCGAGAGCCTGGGCGGCCCGCTCGAAGGAGGCCACGGCGACCGGGTCACCGGCGCGGGCCGCTTCGGCGACCGCCGCGGCCGAGGTGTCGCCGTCGAGGCCGGGCTGCCAGCCTGCCTCCAGCGCACGGCGGGCGATGTTCGGGCCGCTGGCGATGCGCTCGACGCAGCCCCGGGAGCCGCAGGGGCACGGATCACCGTCCAGGTCGACGCTGATGTGCCCGATGTGGCCCGCGTTTCCTGTGGGACCCGCGTGCAGCTGCCCGTTCAGGACGAGCCCGCCGCCCACGCCGGTGGACACCACCATGCACAGCGCGTTGTCGTGGCCCCGGGCGGCGCCCTGCCAGTGTTCGGCCGCGGTGATCGCCACACCGTCGCCGATCAGCTCGACGGGCAGCCCGCCCGCGGCCTCGGAGGCCCGCTCGACCAGCGGGTAGCCCCGCCAGCCGGGGACGTTCACCGGGCTCACCGTGCCCGCGGAGGCGTCCACCGGCCCGGCACTGCCGATGCCCAGGGCCCCGGCCCTGCTCCACAGCGGGGAGACCGCGAGCTCACCGATGACGTCCTCGACGGCGCGCATCACGGTG includes:
- a CDS encoding ROK family protein translates to MHTDLVAALDIGGTKIAGALVDGHGRILLRAQRPTPAKEDGDTVMRAVEDVIGELAVSPLWSRAGALGIGSAGPVDASAGTVSPVNVPGWRGYPLVERASEAAGGLPVELIGDGVAITAAEHWQGAARGHDNALCMVVSTGVGGGLVLNGQLHAGPTGNAGHIGHISVDLDGDPCPCGSRGCVERIASGPNIARRALEAGWQPGLDGDTSAAAVAEAARAGDPVAVASFERAAQALAAGIAATATLVEIDIAVIGGGVGKAGDVLLAPLRRALADYATLSFVQRLTVTPALMGTDAGLVGAAAAALTRRSRSAAARV